The proteins below come from a single Gimesia alba genomic window:
- a CDS encoding EutN/CcmL family microcompartment protein: MLTGRVIGRATATAKHPSLAGWRLLLVQTLDIQGNAEGFPELVIDELGCGKGDTVLLTSDGAAVREMVGTNNTPIRWATMGVIDSESSNSKQS; the protein is encoded by the coding sequence ATGTTGACAGGACGAGTCATAGGACGAGCAACCGCAACGGCAAAACATCCCAGTCTTGCCGGCTGGCGACTATTGCTGGTGCAAACACTCGACATCCAAGGCAACGCAGAAGGATTTCCTGAGCTGGTCATCGACGAACTGGGGTGCGGCAAAGGCGATACCGTCCTGCTCACTTCAGACGGAGCCGCGGTACGGGAAATGGTGGGAACCAACAATACCCCCATTCGCTGGGCCACAATGGGTGTTATTGATAGCGAATCATCAAATTCAAAACAAAGTTAA
- a CDS encoding class II aldolase/adducin family protein yields MSNQWNSGIHDRNLKEEICEIGRRVYNKGFAAANDGNISIRVGENEVLCSPTMICKGFMKPEDICAVDLDGNQIAGTRKRTSEILLHLAIMKERPDVKAVVHCHPPHATAFAVAREPIPQCVLPEVEVFMGEVPMAPYETPGGQKFADTVVPFLKGGTNTIILTGHGTVTFGKSLEDAYWKTEILDAYCKILLLSKQLGRVSYFTETETRELLDLKKKLGFDDPRFHVEDCDLCGNSAFRDGYKEGIPQQKSFEPAPSYPGYLQKPSTEATPTSNGGNSEHLVKAITEQVMSALGK; encoded by the coding sequence ATGTCAAATCAATGGAACAGTGGAATTCACGACCGAAATTTGAAAGAAGAGATCTGCGAAATCGGACGTCGCGTATACAATAAAGGATTTGCAGCGGCTAACGACGGAAACATCTCGATTCGTGTCGGCGAAAACGAAGTCCTCTGCTCTCCGACCATGATCTGCAAAGGCTTCATGAAACCCGAAGACATCTGTGCCGTTGACCTCGACGGAAACCAGATTGCCGGTACTCGTAAACGAACCAGCGAAATCCTCTTGCACCTGGCGATCATGAAAGAACGCCCCGATGTCAAAGCTGTCGTTCACTGTCACCCGCCACATGCAACCGCCTTCGCCGTTGCTCGCGAGCCGATTCCACAGTGCGTACTGCCCGAAGTTGAAGTCTTCATGGGTGAAGTTCCCATGGCGCCTTACGAAACTCCGGGCGGACAGAAATTCGCTGACACCGTGGTACCGTTCCTCAAAGGGGGCACGAACACCATCATCCTGACCGGACACGGTACCGTCACTTTCGGTAAGTCTCTGGAAGACGCTTACTGGAAAACGGAAATTCTGGACGCGTACTGTAAAATCCTGTTGTTGTCCAAGCAACTCGGACGCGTCAGCTACTTCACGGAAACAGAAACCCGTGAACTGCTCGACCTCAAGAAGAAACTGGGCTTCGATGATCCTCGCTTCCACGTAGAAGACTGTGACCTGTGTGGCAACAGCGCCTTCCGTGACGGATACAAAGAAGGAATTCCACAGCAGAAATCGTTTGAACCTGCTCCCAGCTACCCGGGATACCTGCAGAAGCCATCGACCGAAGCCACTCCGACTTCGAACGGCGGTAACTCTGAGCATTTAGTTAAAGCGATCACCGAACAGGTGATGTCAGCACTGGGTAAATAA
- a CDS encoding EutN/CcmL family microcompartment protein, with translation MFIGRITGSVVSSQKVETMVGQKLFIVEPLRVNEKDQSDLTPTGRSFIVVDTVGAGQGEIVLCVQGSSARFTPETKTLPIDAAIIGIVDQVHVNSKEIFNSKD, from the coding sequence ATGTTTATAGGACGTATTACCGGAAGCGTCGTTTCGTCTCAGAAAGTCGAAACGATGGTCGGGCAGAAACTGTTCATTGTCGAACCGTTGCGAGTCAACGAAAAAGACCAGAGTGATCTGACTCCCACCGGACGATCGTTTATCGTCGTCGATACCGTGGGAGCAGGGCAGGGTGAAATCGTCTTGTGTGTACAGGGGTCATCAGCCCGCTTCACACCCGAAACCAAAACACTACCCATCGACGCCGCCATCATCGGCATCGTCGATCAGGTCCACGTGAATTCAAAAGAGATTTTTAACTCGAAGGATTAA
- a CDS encoding EutN/CcmL family microcompartment protein, whose product MKIAEVIGKVTLSRKHPSLDAARWVIAIPLKSDELNSKKKKKTEPFIIYDELGASPGCQIAVSEGAEAAAPFHPDVKPIDAYVSAILDQVEVY is encoded by the coding sequence ATGAAAATCGCAGAAGTCATCGGAAAAGTGACGCTTTCACGCAAGCATCCCAGTCTGGATGCTGCCCGGTGGGTGATTGCGATTCCCTTAAAGAGCGATGAGCTCAACAGCAAGAAAAAAAAGAAAACGGAACCATTTATTATTTACGACGAGCTGGGTGCTTCACCGGGCTGCCAGATTGCAGTCAGTGAAGGAGCAGAAGCAGCCGCTCCCTTTCACCCTGATGTAAAACCGATTGACGCCTATGTGTCGGCGATTCTGGATCAGGTCGAAGTTTACTAA
- a CDS encoding malate dehydrogenase: protein MNVSIIGGGGLVGSCAAFALQAGGIVREIALVDVNQDLVEGQALDLLHGSSLTADQKIYAGGTELVKDSDVIVITAGLRRKPDESRLDLINRNVELFKNILADVKRVGTKPGAIVFVVSNPVDVLTYLAMKELGLPPQQVIGLGTVLDTTRLRSMLAARLDVPPTQVSTLILGEHGDSMVPIWSAAQVGGLPLDKFPGASPSLIAEVEKKTRGSGAEVIKKKGGAGFAVGVSIADVVHCIALDQRRILPVSSLQNGAFGLRDVCISVPTVMGRSGVMQHLEIELWPKEQMALTQSGKVLRETVDKVLG from the coding sequence ATGAATGTCAGTATTATTGGTGGTGGCGGACTCGTAGGTTCCTGTGCCGCCTTCGCATTACAGGCCGGAGGCATCGTCCGGGAAATTGCTCTGGTCGACGTCAATCAGGATCTGGTGGAAGGCCAGGCCCTCGACTTGTTGCACGGCAGCTCTTTAACCGCCGACCAGAAAATTTACGCCGGCGGAACCGAACTGGTCAAAGACAGTGACGTAATCGTGATCACCGCCGGTCTGCGACGCAAACCCGATGAAAGCCGCCTGGATTTGATCAACCGCAATGTCGAATTGTTCAAAAACATTCTGGCAGACGTCAAACGCGTTGGCACGAAACCAGGAGCGATTGTCTTCGTCGTTTCGAATCCGGTCGACGTATTGACTTATCTGGCCATGAAAGAACTCGGACTGCCGCCACAACAAGTGATCGGTCTTGGTACTGTTCTGGACACGACTCGTCTTCGCAGCATGCTGGCGGCCCGCCTGGATGTGCCACCGACACAAGTCTCGACCCTGATTCTCGGCGAACACGGCGACAGCATGGTTCCCATCTGGTCGGCCGCTCAAGTGGGTGGTCTGCCGCTGGACAAGTTCCCCGGCGCGAGTCCATCTCTGATTGCCGAAGTCGAAAAGAAGACGCGTGGCAGCGGAGCCGAAGTCATCAAGAAAAAAGGGGGAGCCGGTTTCGCGGTGGGCGTCAGCATCGCCGATGTCGTGCACTGTATCGCCCTTGACCAACGTCGAATTCTGCCTGTATCTTCACTCCAGAATGGAGCCTTCGGTCTACGGGATGTCTGCATCTCCGTTCCAACCGTCATGGGTCGCTCCGGTGTGATGCAGCATCTGGAAATCGAACTCTGGCCGAAAGAACAAATGGCTTTGACTCAGTCGGGTAAAGT
- a CDS encoding aldehyde dehydrogenase EutE, with amino-acid sequence MQTTEEAIRSVVQEVLSQLNNRGGYGSASSTPQHDGDWGVFSCVDQAVAAANDAQKQLLNSSLENRAKALEIVRQICDTQAEELGRMELEETKIGRLDHKIEKLHLIKSIPGMEFMKTEAVSGDNGVSLTEYAPFGVIGAITPVTHSLPTLACNFINMVASGNTLVVNPHPGGAKIACEGVRRFNQAIYQATGLQNLVTILGTPTLESADAIFNHRGVPLLCVTGGPGVARAALAAKKRAIVAGPGNPPVVVDETADLENAAKSIIIGAAYDNNLLCIGEKEVFAVDSIFNELMSAMGRHGGYQLNDQQVAQLTSLAFSPPTEPGGHAVLNRDLIGKDASVLAGMIGVSVPAGTQLLYGETDTNNPFVPEEQMMPFVPFIRCRNADHGIELAKEFEHGFRHTSMIHSRNIETITKMGRIMDTTLFVQNGPCGAALGNGGEGYGSFSIATPTGEGVTNPMTFTRFRRSTTVGHFRVI; translated from the coding sequence ATGCAGACGACAGAAGAAGCCATTCGCAGTGTCGTACAGGAAGTGTTATCACAACTCAATAATCGAGGCGGCTATGGTTCCGCTTCCTCCACACCACAGCATGATGGTGACTGGGGTGTCTTCAGCTGTGTTGACCAGGCTGTCGCTGCGGCCAACGATGCACAGAAACAACTGCTCAACTCCTCGCTGGAAAACCGGGCCAAAGCACTCGAAATTGTGCGTCAGATCTGTGATACGCAGGCCGAAGAACTGGGCCGCATGGAACTGGAAGAGACCAAAATCGGTCGTCTCGATCATAAAATTGAAAAGCTGCACTTAATCAAAAGTATTCCCGGCATGGAATTCATGAAGACGGAAGCCGTCTCCGGTGATAACGGAGTCAGCCTGACTGAATACGCTCCCTTCGGCGTCATCGGGGCCATCACTCCCGTCACACACAGCCTGCCCACACTAGCCTGTAACTTCATTAACATGGTTGCCTCCGGTAATACACTGGTCGTCAATCCGCATCCCGGCGGAGCCAAAATCGCCTGCGAAGGAGTTCGACGTTTCAATCAAGCCATCTATCAGGCAACCGGCTTACAAAACCTGGTCACGATTTTGGGAACTCCCACGCTGGAATCCGCCGATGCCATCTTCAATCATCGCGGCGTGCCTTTGCTGTGCGTTACCGGTGGACCTGGTGTGGCTCGTGCCGCATTGGCTGCCAAGAAACGAGCCATTGTCGCTGGTCCGGGTAACCCGCCCGTCGTTGTCGATGAAACAGCGGACCTGGAGAATGCGGCCAAATCGATCATCATCGGAGCGGCTTACGATAACAACCTGCTGTGTATCGGCGAAAAAGAGGTCTTCGCCGTCGACAGCATCTTCAACGAACTGATGTCCGCTATGGGACGGCATGGCGGATATCAGTTGAACGATCAACAGGTCGCGCAACTGACATCACTGGCATTCTCGCCTCCGACAGAACCGGGCGGACACGCAGTACTCAATCGCGATCTGATCGGCAAAGATGCATCCGTATTGGCCGGTATGATCGGCGTCAGCGTTCCTGCAGGTACACAGTTACTCTACGGCGAAACCGACACGAACAACCCGTTCGTGCCCGAAGAACAAATGATGCCGTTCGTGCCCTTCATTCGCTGCCGCAATGCCGATCACGGAATCGAACTGGCCAAAGAATTCGAACACGGATTCCGACACACCAGCATGATCCACTCACGAAATATTGAAACGATCACCAAAATGGGCCGCATCATGGATACCACGCTGTTCGTGCAGAATGGTCCTTGCGGTGCTGCTCTGGGGAACGGCGGCGAAGGTTATGGGTCCTTCAGTATCGCAACGCCGACCGGAGAAGGAGTCACCAATCCGATGACATTTACACGCTTCCGTCGTTCTACGACTGTGGGGCATTTCAGAGTCATATAA